In Toxoplasma gondii ME49 chromosome X, whole genome shotgun sequence, a single genomic region encodes these proteins:
- a CDS encoding hypothetical protein (encoded by transcript TGME49_225905) — translation MHSTPNNPLQSFSRKVFPGQVWSSILSDSAKTRLAAVRVRLRDWCQFSTAKKPFLVEIRAQIESLSRRGPREKRRGYSRATHNTREESSPGGHFTFSKVFPRPPTGRFSHRVQQVFLGDKPQSPESLPRNFSRV, via the exons ATGCATTCAACACCCAACAATCCGCTTCAGTCCTTTTCGCGGAAGGTTTTTCCGGGCCAAGTGTGGTCATCAATTTTGTCGGATTCTGCGAAGACCCGCCTCGCGGCGGTTCGCGTCCGGTTGCGGGACTGGTGTCAATTCTCGACGGCGAAAAAGCCTTTCCTTGTCGAAATTCGCGCGCAAATTGAGTCTTTGAGTCGCCGAGGGCCGAGGGAAAAGA GGCGCGGCTACTCACGAGCTACTCACAacacgcgagaagaaagttcTCCCGGTGGTCACTTTACGTTTTCCAAGGTATTTCCACGTCCGCCAACCGGACGTTTTTCTCACCGGGTGCAGCAGGTATTTCTTGGGGACAAGCCACAGTCACCCGAGTCTCTTCCCCGGAACTTCAGTCGAGTCTGA
- a CDS encoding hypothetical protein (encoded by transcript TGME49_225890) codes for MDGGPGGLPHGGGYPPGFPGYGPPLPGMQEAMFHAHQQAAYWHAFSPLLGNASGIPACSYGAAGSSALPMPFASAAAFQYGAPSAGLHSDKQMDASFQTQGQASTAYDSAASSASLVSCHAPCESVEANAGAPPTGTYAPFSGNSFPEKAAPQRASVAEPLSTTSSSSSSSAASAPASSSTRHTTPATPATPPPLSRSSLSSTENPAVGKTSAAASGRSSSGGAGQSSRSPNSRPVDSNAAVPEKLTCAASSPSSPSNAHAAAASRLAPLPYTPEPPSQVDLPDTGVSSGTASSLSCAASPESQEGTPAAKMHAEKAKGPGGLRRVRVPQLRFRKKAANDAFFLKTFSKVSGKRGEPLVWCKRRGRPWWPGLLANPDDPHLVPPLPERVRAKQPSSDKDGEIRLLFLCCGTWRYWWASSKGVRDFREGYADLAPRVRGLGFLPRLAVQHALEECGWRDNVDWCPSKTIVAAAQAEEVEDEDGEGWLTENACSSDSEEEDDGFMDNDWWEGRKIPTAAGNPSEPEEASKAFVERAASSRRSARVEEVHPDARERQATPQTEGPQEGTGKASPSSLTSASLQGIASEAPPGLPDAEAAWTGEGERPEGRRGVKKKDSGREFFPGDEMLFERDRKKARETESGQKPDKNVSGPVRDPEACRSIRLGAARGLVLAPASSPATEEAGPKTSSSLTTSAFVKGSQNVSSRHVETSSVRSSASRFDESHVESNARLQSPRRPAHASHPPFVSEDECESKKMSPMCVDSPEREMFLGQTAEVAELSKAGSVSAFVLDASGSSAEPSPPSLSYPGDLANSEVSSVTPCPADIPRPSSSPFSMSFSGRSKGTSQSRAGPAVEPPKLPDPPTAAVAVGDSPAPTSAGAASGAVSGPLGRAEGGASDETGAKKNASGVSLGASTATAERSADASSASVTPAAQAPQSWPETIWHRLRRQAEAAKKERPQSPALPRSFAASTPVGQARPAESAQETPAIPTYGAVIAFGQEKPAGLKETLHPPHIRAAAAAGAAAAAMAAAAAASAAAEKTQRQEALSLQASQALPETAVGAKTAARLETAVGSGTGVGSGPENRIPEEVAKAAAAAAVAAAVQVTVGVLGHGKKGDEKKKVPGGGHRGRESETLPKGGRSPRESEDSEAGKRRRASRRRGSSSSWDEDSRAEGSCRRGRGSSRSVSVSSPFLLSQRHRSRPRRDCTLGSRRALKHSRGRRRGSSGSSSVHSVLRASSSLSSAPSRLKWRRRRERPRRSPSRSRSTSSRGDRRRHRERHVGSPEKRGYLKRWSSRESSCRSTDGVRRGEDGKKKEGRRGNRRRENKRREDREEGGSSRCSASSGCSAKFRDGSSGSWRRVDRGRGWHSPWRERGDRRDDWGHKSARFSRSSSSSSAGLKLAAGRREADSPDSSRHEEGPLASGRRWARRGRTRREEASRKRCSDGREGMNSSLERSPDPLSPSSRRALGRPDERKETVAMGPTLNSETATTPPPTQSLSPPVPSVCSASAPLHGEGTSSFLPASGSCTSNEASVCVTAALPERDAKTFQATSAPSSGTPLSSSFSPCVSAAAVSSLNAAPQSGPGVWPESALEAAGGVETREAERRPLSSLSETGLPSSPAPISALPRPPCHLFVSASTASPSQSSSAAPNSSARDASAPRDGRPPGLSVSEGGDARSKHRFSRGFPSSKSVSASPLSRSSRSPSYLSSSSPSRERWTRGRSHASKHRRRRLRSRCSRRSRSPSGSPLCEQSRDRESMGSQTPERRSRGREARERRGTFPRRGYRRGSSSEFSGSSRRSPSRSQRESESSYLSFAARRVRMLHAQGRCLPCRFHWRRGCRNGDGCKFCHDSSHDRFMLGREPERGSSRSASMGGSRENGGPEGGLSVSLENRVEAGEGPWGFLGEDGVRGRGLRRFRRSSFGFSRPFLPRGDGAFREETRPCQAWREKRPRAIGNSLEREGGRSAETDVKRGSCVERDERWMEGDQCSLESNPEEGNRVERAPKRSKETDEGSGHQTEEPGQAIPAGEKALDLTVTEGGEKNEGGEEGGRASVDDQQTPGGIGLGDNVDIFHVPCPLEEMTFGGSWNSADAPAGVQAEVGGLKGASEAGTDGQKVHA; via the exons ATGGACGGTGGGCCGGGCGGCCTTCCGCATGGGGGAGGATACCCTCCAGGGTTCCCGGGTTACGGACCGCCTCTTCCTG GAATGCAAGAGGCGATGTTCCACGCGCACCAGCAGGCGGCCTACTGGCAtgccttctcgccgctgctGGGGAACGCAAGTGGGATTCCTGCGTGTTCGTACGGTGCCGCGGGCTCTTCCGCTCTCCCCATGCCCTTTGCTTCCGCAGCAGCTTTCCAGTATGGCGCTCCCTCGGCGGGACTGCACTCAGACAAACAAATGGACGCCAGTTTTCAAACCCAGGGGCAGGCTTCGACGGCGTACGACTCCGCTGCTTCGTCCGCCTCCCTTGTTTCCTGTCATGCTCCGTGTGAATCTGTGGAAGCGAATGCAGGGGCTCCGCCTACCGGCACGTACGCACCATTCTCTGGGAATTCATTCCCAGAAAAGGCTGCGCCTCAGAGAGCCTCAGTTGCTGAGCCTCTGTCGACtacctcctcttcttcgtcttcttcagctgcgtCCGCTCCAGCATCTTCCTCAACCCGCCACACGACGCCTGCGACGCCTGCgacgcctccgcctctctctcggtcgTCCCTCTCGTCCACGGAGAACCCTGCAGTCGGTAAAACGTCTGCCGCGGCTAGCGGCCGGAGTTCGTCGGGAGGCGCCGGACagtcttcgcgttctccgaACTCGAGGCCAGTCGACTCAAACGCAGCTGTTCCAGAGAAACTTACCTGtgccgcttcctctccctcctctccttccaaTGCGCATGCGGCCGCTGCGTCACGCCTTGCCCCCCTCCCGTACACGCCAGAGCCACCCAGCCAAGTAGACCTCCCAGACACAGGCGTGAGCAGTGGGACagcttcgtctttgtcttgtGCGGCCTCGCCAGAGTCTCAGGAGGGCACTCCGGCGGCcaagatgcatgcagagaaagccaAGGGTCCTGGAGGCTTGCGCCGCGTCAGAGTCCCGCAGCTCCGGTTTCGCAAGAAGGCGGCGAATGACGCTTTTTTCTTGAAAACCTTCTCGAAAGTCTCTGGAAAAAGAGGGGAACCGCTAGTCTGGTGCAAGCGAAGGGGACGGCCCTGGTGGCCAGGCCTCCTCGCGAACCCTGACGACCCCCACCTCGTGCCACCGCTTCCTGAGCGAGTCCGTGCGAAACAGCCTTCGAGTgacaaagacggagagatTCGTCTTCTG TTCCTCTGCTGCGGAACGTGGCGCTACTGGTGGGCGAGCTCGAAGGGCGTTCGCGACTTTCGCGAAGGATACGCAGACCTCGCGCCCCGCGTCCGCGGCCTTGGTTTTCTCCCGCGCCtcgcagtgcagcatgcgctGGAGGAGTGTGGTTGGAGAGACAACGTCGACTGGTGTCCGAGCAAGACGATTGTTGCGGCGGCGCAGGctgaggaagtcgaggacgaggacggagaagggTGGCTTACAGAGAATGCCTGTTCTTCAGactccgaggaagaagatgacggCTTCATGGACAACGATTGGTGGGAAGGCCGGAAGATTCCGACCGCTGCAGGGAACCCCAGCGAGCCGGAAGAGGCCTCGAAGGCATTTGTGGAGCGTGCGGCTTCGTCACGCAGATCGGCTAGGGTCGAGGAGGTTCACCCTGATGCACGCGAGCGGCAAGCGACTCCGCAGACAGAAGGCCCTCAAGAGGGAACCGGTAAGGCTTCACCGTCTTCTCTGACTTCCGCGTCTCTACAGGGGATCGCTTCTGAAGCGCCTCCAGGGCTACCAGATGCGGAGGCCGCGTGGACAGGCGAGGGAGAGCGGCCTGAGGGCAGGCGcggagtgaagaagaaagacagcgGCCGAGAGTTTTTTCCGGGGGATGAGATGCTTTTCGAAAGGGAccgaaagaaggcgagggaaacCGAGTCTGGCCAGAAGCCGGACAAGAACGTGTCGGGTCCCGTTCGCGACCCAGAAGCCTGTCGCTCGATTCGCTTAGGCGCAGCTCGAGGCCTGGTTCTTGCGCCCGCCTCCTCACCggcgacagaggaagcaggccccaagacttcttcttctctgacaACGTCTGCGTTTGTGAAAGGCTCTCAGAACGTATCGAGTCGTCATGTCGAAACTAGTTCAGTCCGTTCGTCAGCCAGCAGATTCGATGAATCGCATGTGGAGTCGAACGCACGACTGCAGTCGCCGCGACGCCCCGCCCACGCCTCCCACCCGCCTTTCGTCTCCGAAGACGAGTGCGAAAGCAAGAAGATGAGCCCGATGTGCGTGGACAGCCCAGAGCGTGAGATGTTCCTGGGTCAAACCGCAGAAGTGGCTGAACTCAGCAAGGCTGGTTCAGTGTCCGCGTTTGTCCTCGACGCCTCGGGGTCGTCAGCCGagccttctccaccttctctgtCTTATCCAGGTGATCTAGCGAATTCAGAGGTCTCGTCAGTGACTCCGTGTCCCGCTGATATTCCCCGTCCTTCTAGTTCTCCCTTTTCCATGTCGTTCTCTGGCCGCAGCAAGGGTACCTCGCAGAGTCGCGCTGGCCCCGCAGTGGAACCTCCAAAACTGCCAGACCCTCCTACTGCCGCTGTAGCGGTCGGGGACTCTCCGGCGCCCACCAGTGCCGGCGCAGCTTCTGGAGCTGTCTCCGGCCCTTTGGGGCGAGCTGAAGGCGGGGCTAGCGACGAGACTGGCGCCAAGAAAAACGCATCTGGTGTCTCGTTGGGCGCCTCCACTGCGACAGCCGAACGTTCAGCCGACGCGTCCAGCGCTTCTGTCACGCCAGCGGCGCAGGCGCCTCAGTCCTGGCCCGAGACCATCTGGCATAGACTTCGGAGACAGGCcgaggcggcgaagaaggagagaccgCAGTCTCCTGCTCTCCCGAGGTCCTTCGCCGCCTCAACTCCGGTGGGCCAGGCCCGGCCTGCCGAGAGCGCGCAGGAGACTCCAGCGATTCCGACCTACGGGGCCGTGATTGCCTTCGGCCAAGAGAAGCCAGCGGGACTCAAAGAGACACTTCACCCACCCCACATCCGagccgcagcagctgcaggggccgccgccgccgccatGGCCGCTGCCGCGGCTGCGTCGGCGGCAGCAGAAAAAACCCAACGCCAAGAAGCTCTGAGTCTCCAGGCCTCACAGGCCCTCCCGGAGACAGCTGTAGGGGCCAAGACAGCTGCGAGGTTGGAGACAGCTGTGGGCTCGGGGACAGGGGTGGGATCGGGTCCCGAAAACCGGATCCCAGAGGAGGTGGCGAAGGCTGCTGCAGCGGCTGCAGTGGCAGCAGCTGTCCAGGTGACTGTTGGCGTGTTGGGACATGGCAAGAAGGgagatgagaagaagaaggtgccGGGAGGTGGGCACAGGgggagagagtcagagactCTTCCGAAGGGAGGGCGGAGCccgcgagaaagcgaagactcCGAGGCTGGCAAGCGTCGCCGAGCGTCGCGTCGGAGAGGCTCCAGTTCGAGCTGGGACGAAGACTCTCGCGCAGAGGGCAGCTGTCGGCGAGGGCGTGGATCGAgccgctctgtctctgtgtcttctccttttcttctctctcaaaGACACCGTTCTCGTCCGAGACGCGACTGCACCCTCGGATCCAGGCGTGCCCTCAAACACTCGAGGGGCCGCAGGCGGGGGTCGTCgggctcttcttctgtgcacTCTGTTTTGCgggcctcttcgtctctctcttccgcacCCTCCCGCTTGAAATGGAGGAGGCGTCGAGAGAGGCCGCGGCGGAGCCCTTCCAGAAGTAGGTCGACCTCCTCCCGAGgggacagacggagacacagagagagacacgtgGGGAGCCCTGAAAAACGAGGCTATCTGAAGAGGTGGAGCAGTCGAGAGTCTTCGTGTCGGAGTACCGACGGCGTCcggagaggggaagacggaaaaaagaaagaggggagaagaggcaacaggagacgagaaaacaaaagaagagaggacagagaagaggggggGAGTTCCAGGTGCTCGGCTTCGAGCGGATGTTCGGCGAAGTTCAGGGATGGCAGCTCCggcagctggagaagagtCGATAGGGGACGCGGATGGCACTCTCCCTGGcgggagcgaggagacaggcgggaCGACTGGGGCCACAAATCGGCTCggttttctcgttcttcctcgtcctcttctgcggGGTTGAAGCTAGCAGCTGGGCGAAGAGAGGCGGACTCTCCGGACAGCAGCCGTCACGAGGAAGGGCCCTTAGCCTCTGGGCGGCGCTGGGCCAGACGGGGACGAAcgcggcgagaggaagccTCGCGCAAAAGGTGCagcgacgggagagaaggaatgAACTCCTCCTTGGAGAGGTCACCAGaccctctctcgccttcttcgagaAGGGCGCTAGGAAGGCcggacgagagaaaggagacagttgcgATGGGTCCGACTCTAAATTCGGAGACGGCCACAACACCCCCTCCCACAcagtcgctgtctcctccggtcCCTTCCGTCTGTTCTGCTTCAGCGCCTTTGCATGGAGAAGGcacttcttcttttcttcccgcTTCTGGTTCTTGCACTTCAAACGAAGCATCTGTCTGTGTCACTGCGGCGTTGCCAGAAAGGGATGCGAAAACCTTCCAGGCGACCTCAGCACCGTCTTCTGGCAcccccctctcttcttctttctctccctgcgtcTCGGCGGCGGCTGTGTCCTCCCTGAATGCTGCGCCTCAGAGCGGTCCAGGCGTCTGGCCCGAAAGCGCGCTCGAGGCGGCGGGAGGCgtggagacaagagaggcagagaggagacccTTGTCTAGCCTATCCGAGACCGGACTACCTTCTTCACCCGCTCCGATCAGTGCGCTCCCGCGCCCGCCTTGTCACCTGTTTGTCTCCGCGTCGACTGCCAGTCCGTCtcagtcttcctctgcgGCTCCAAACTCTtccgcgagagacgcgagtgCACCCCGCGATGGGAGGCCTCCTGGGCTCTCGGTCTCCGagggcggagacgcgagaagcaaaCATAGATTCAGCCGCGGATTCCCCTCCTCCAAATCTGTTAGCGCGAGTCCGCTGAGCCGCAGCAGTCGGAGTCCCTCCTacctctcttcgtcctcgccgtCCCGCGAGAGATGGACACGAGGGCGGAGCCACGCGTCGAAGCACCGGAGACGGCGCCTGCGTTCTCGTTGCTCTCGCCGCAGCAGATCTCCTTCGGGTTCTCCTTTGTGTGAACAAAGTCGAGATAGAGAAAGCATGGGCAGTCAAACCCCAGAGAGGCGTTCGAGAGGCCGcgaggcgcgggagagacgcggaacgTTTCCCAGGAGAGGATACAGACGTGGCTCTTCCTCCGAGTTCAGTGGGTCGTCGCGGCGGTCGCCGAGTCGAAGTCAGAGAGAATCAGAGAGCTCGTACCTCTCGTTCGCTGCGCGGCGAGTGCGTAtgttgcatgcgcagggGCGCTGTCTGCCTTGCCGGTTTCACTGGAGACGGGGGTGTCGGAACGGAGACGGATGCAAGTTCTGTCACGATTCCTCCCACGATCGCTTCATGCTGGGCCGCGAGCCCGAGCGCGGAAGCAGCCGCTCTGCGTCGATGGGGGGCTCGCGAGAGAACGGAGGCCCTGAGGggggtctctctgtctctctggagaaCCGGGTcgaggcgggagaaggccCCTGGGGCTTCCTAGGCGAGGACGGGGTCCGGGGTCGGGGCCTGCGTCGCTTCAGGCGGTCGTCCTTCGGTTTCTCGCGCCCGTTTCTGCCTCGGGGCGACGGGGCCTTTCGCGAGGAAACCAGGCCTTGCCAGGCctggcgagagaaacggccCAGGGCGATTGGGAACAGTCTGGAAAGAGAGGGTGGGCGAAGTGCCGAGACCGATGTAAAGCGAGGCAGTTGCgtcgaaagagacgaaaggtgGATGGAAGGCGACCAGTGCAGTCTGGAAAGCAATCCAGAAGAGGGAAATCGCGTCGAGAGGGCGCCAAAGAggtcgaaggagacagatgaGGGCAGCGGTCACCAGACCGAGGAACCGGGGCAGGCGATTCCAGCGGGTGAGAAGGCGTTGGATTTGACTGTCACagaaggaggggagaaaaacgagggaggagaagagggaggaagggCCAGCGTTGATGACCAGCAGACGCCAGGTGGTATAGGTCTGGGAGACAATGTGGATATCTTCCACGTTCCATGTCCACTCGAAGAAATGACGTTCGGAGGAAGCTGGAACTCAGCAGATGCGCCCGCAGGAGTGCAGGCCGAGGTCGGAGGCCTCAAAGGCGCCAGTGAAGCCGGCACGGATGGACAGAAAGTGCATGCGTAG
- a CDS encoding hypothetical protein (encoded by transcript TGME49_225900): MVRDQNPSSRLPFPIPVRTDAWRCCKKRELEVRRRCGLQSDFADSTEEGGKGGGSASPGRSHFRRNEKEKKPRRLREDLLAFSLLPEVKQRGTAKLNARAESQNGRKGVLDSQQKLAEVSSSSRRNDREETGNLTRRISRTGGRLGTVLTDCPECGGSCLEALPAGCMYTLFAFFDVSEVAELRLLSRTVKAVVDSPCSLRGCSSLTVTSKLAATARGGGDVLAKQRLPSVSTVSSVSAFWWRLLDRPPHVRRLVVCRDALGFCEGERAAFSPSHPLRFLLLLLHHNAALLDCVKVTSPDLQCHRLVDWGVLTPHARPEVAPRSRDTERHGGHSGTLPGVSRAIQTGDETEDGMREGAETSSGDVSDKGDLSEEGGQQTRERHLSETPRFLHIRRSLSHQERSSDLVEDADSASPELASGTRSETSLSSLLRGASSKRVSLPDWFRRESSPPSPLSRRLLSSLFPDGFSARGFSNSPGFASVGDARHSVVSAASPRHNEGPFSAAPPTLAAPLSLPATMFPKLTSLALAGCHAFLWLRLLSSSQFPSCETFSLVCQCSRVHVSLALDVDEEQTDAVSLKNPDVLAAGSRRRLSGLHGSSSTEAELTRMLLSMPILRFLRLETRLPVTRRVWRAVLGCTYTAPTGEERRFTGLPHLTELAIRDRSLIHFADVVHEMANSPELLFSESLDRLPSSERASPASSYFPSETRPAVEEELGRVPDAETLRPHSERAPRFAGERLGMRPNVLTSSRSRCHLKRLYMGSLGGELGKIPSVALASLEVLMRAFPDCQFVLDSFAAGCIHPGDAQEEDRHRRPEDDVAQLLPRILGYVQHIRLNFDDPDCDIPLLQNSFASDTRTSSSFVSSPASESSPSSPSSSLPSPSSSSSHLSLAPYARRVSVDFLHFRPDTHQGLFHCRFGSLPSSPSSPSSPFSPSSSSSLLPENHERGRGRCRLPSFCVEGLPEPESSPSRSPSRSRVSDESSAGRLREASHSSASLSQTPLLPGSWTSSPSRLRQGMGALFEQSTGTGAFEEAAPPPSVVNNKDGGRQQTVVESHVLPVLRSAAFPAFLLAPQRPPRLLGFASSERRRREGRRDARVAEEREDWEPAASRMLSEQPRGPSGETQRTEEAQGTAERRQERRGDTEGGLSRRRRSSRGVVRSFLARRRRRTQKRIDVDLLHALCRDKDLRSKVKGVELQLEELADAPRSASLVWALVDLRRKHREKEQSRGPLVHEAASEERRRAAEGTVFIPEVSPEFLTANETASERHREKKPASGLTESQVTGERHWEDACKCECERREQTAEKEGRNEDEEEVLEPPRLELLRIGNHRFGLDEIPSVPSVNGHYGIGRMDENPDVGAAGAGSPCGSSSELLNSAASEGEKIAALFRELLVWYPEVETVELEVPPFLFDDEEDEAWREEPLQLQAMERLLNALGFARSAVETLGASMYEHVVVFRRRTRTL; encoded by the coding sequence ATGGTGAGAGACCAGAACCCGTCGTCGCGGCTCCCGTTTCCGATACCCGTGAGAACAGACGCGTGGCGGTGTTGTAAGAAGAGAGAATTGGAAGTGCGGAGACGTTGCGGTCTGCAGTCCGACTTTGCCGACTCAACAGAAGAGGGGGGAAAAGGCGGTGGCTCCGCCTCTCCTGGACGCTCGCACTTCCGcaggaacgagaaagagaaaaagccaCGTCGCCTGCGCGAGGACttgctcgccttctcgttgCTTCCGGAAGTGAAGCAACGCGGAACTGCAAAACTGAATGCCCGTGCTGAATCGCAGAACGGCAGGAAAGGCGTGCTTGACTCGCAGCAAAAGCTCGCAGAAGTCTCGTCTTCGAGCAGACGAAACGaccgagaggaaacggggaACTTGACGCGACGGATAAGTCGAACAGGGGGAAGGCTGGGAACTGTCCTGACAGACTGCCCAGAATGCGGGGGAAGCTGCCTTGAGGCGCTGCCCgccgggtgtatgtacaccctgttcgctttcttcgatGTCAGTGAAGTGGCGGAGCTTAGGCTGCTTTCTCGGACCGTGAAGGCGGTGGTGGATTCGCCCTGTTCTTTGCGCGGCTGTTCGTCCTTGACGGTGACGTCCAAACTGGCGGCCACTGCGCGGGGCGGAGGCGACGTCCTAGCCAAGCAGCGCCTGCCATCCGTTTCGacagtttcttctgtgtctgcgtTTTGGTGGAGGCTTCTCGACCGGCCGCCACACGTGCGGCGCCTCGTCGTCTGCCGAGACGCTCTCGGCTTTTGTGAAGGGGAGCGagccgccttctccccgtcCCACCCGCTGCggtttctcctgctcctgcTCCACCACAATGCCGCGCTCCTCGACTGCGTGAAAGTGACTTCCCCGGATCTCCAGTGCCACCGCCTCGTCGACTGGGGTGTCCTGACACCGCACGCGCGACCCGAAGTCGCGCCTCGGTCTCGGGACACCGAGCGACATGGCGGACACTCTGGGACTTTGCCTGGCGTTTCGCGGGCGATTCAGACCGGGGACGAGACTGAGGATGGCATGCGAGAAGGGGCTGAAACAAGTTCCGGCGATGTTTCAGACAAAGGCGACTTGTCTGAAGAGGGGGGCCAACAGACCAGGGAACGCCACTTGTCGGAGACGCCCCGTTTCCTCCACATacgtcgttctctctcacACCAAGAGCGTAGCTCTGACCTTGtggaagacgcagactcAGCAAGTCCGGAGTTAGCGAGTGGCACGCGGTCGGAGacctccctttcttccttgcTCCGGGGAGCGTCGTCGAAGCGAGTATCTCTTCCCGATTGGTTTCGCCGCGAGTCGagtccgccttctcccttgtctcggaggctcctctcctccctctttcctGACGGCTTCTCTGCCCGCGGGTTCTCCAACTCTCCGGGGTTCGCGTCTGTCGGTGACGCCCGTCACTCTGTGGTGTCTGCTGCGAGTCCGCGCCATAATGAAGGCCCTTTTTCCGCTGCTCCTCCTACGCTCGCGgcgccgctttctctccccgccACTATGTTCCCCAAATTGACTTCTCTCGCACTTGCGGGGTGCCACGCCTTCTTGTGGCTGCGACTCTTGTCCTCTTCTCAGTTCCCGTCCTGTGAGACTTTTTCCCTTGTTTGCCAGTGTTCGCGGGTTCACGTGTCGCTGGCACTCGACGTTGACGAGGAACAGACGGACGCGGTCTCGCTGAAGAATCCGGACGTCTTGGCTGCCGGAAGTCGGAGGCGGTTGTCTGGTCTGCACGGATCCTCATCGACCGAAGCGGAACTGACTCGAATGCTTCTGTCGATGCCGATCCTGCGGTTCCTCCGACTAGAAACCCGCCTCCCCGTGACGCGCCGCGTCTGGCGCGCTGtcctcgggtgtacgtacaccgctCCCACCGGGGAAGAACGGCGGTTCACCGGCTTGCCGCACCTCACGGAGCTTGCAATCCGGGACCGATCTCTTATCCACTTTGCGGACGTCGTCCACGAAATGGCCAACTCGCCTgagcttctcttttctgagTCTTTGGATAGGCTGCCTTCTAGCGAACGAGCGtctccggcttcttcctATTTTCCCTCTGAGACAAGACCTGCCGTTGAGGAGGAGCTCGGCCGAGTTCCCGACGCAGAGACGTTACGGCCACATTCAGAGCGAGCTCCCCGTTTCGCAGGAGAACGTTTAGGGATGCGTCCAAATGTCCTGACCAGCAGTCGAAGCAGGTGTCACTTGAAGAGGCTGTACATGGGCTCTCTAGGAGGAGAGCTAGGGAAGATTCCGTCCGTGGCTCTGGCAAGCTTGGAGGTTCTCATGCGCGCGTTTCCCGACTGCCAGTTCGTCCTTGATAGCTTTGCAGCTGGATGCATACATCCCGGAGATGCgcaggaggaagacagacacagaagaccGGAGGACGATGTCGCGCAGCTTCTGCCGCGAATCCTCGGATATGTTCAACACATTCGACTTAACTTCGACGACCCCGACTGCGACATTCCCCTTCTACAAAACAGCTTCGCTTCAGACACTCGAACCagttcctctttcgtctcctcgccggcTTCTgagtcttcgccttcttctccttcgtcatCTTTGCCTTCcccttcatcttcctcttcgcatCTGTCGCTTGCACCCTACGCGAGGCGAGTGTCTGTGGACTTCCTGCACTTTCGCCCCGACACCCACCAGGGTCTCTTCCACTGTCGCTTCGGGTCGCtgccctcctctccttcgtctccgtcttctcccttttctccttcttcatcttcttcgcttcttcctgagAACCACGAGCGGGGTCGAGGCCGATGCCGTTTGCCGTCGTTTTGTGTGGAGGGGCTTCCAGAACCGGAGAGCTCCCCCTCACGGTCTCCGTCGCGGTCGCGGGTCTCTGATGAGTCTTCAGCGGGGAGACTCAGAGAGGCTTCTcattcttctgcgtctctctcgcaaACGCCCCTTCTTCCTGGGAGCTGgacctcttctccgtctcgtctaCGGCAAGGCATGGGGGCCCTTTTCGAGCAGTCGACAGGAACAGGCGCTTTTGAGGAAGCTGCTCCTCCCCCAAGTGTCGTAAACAACAAGGACGGAGGCCGCCAGCAGACTGTGGTCGAGAGCCACGTTTTGCCAGTCCTGCGTTCCGCGGCCTTCCCGGCTTTTCTTTTGGCGCCTCAGCGACCGCCACGgcttctcggcttcgcgaGCAGCGAGCGACGGCGGCGAGagggacgcagagacgcccgagtcgcggaagagcgagaagactgGGAGCCTGCTGCCAGTCGCATGCTCAGCGAACAACCCCGAGGGCCTTCTGGGGAGACTCAGAGGACGGAGGAGGCGCAAGGCACGgctgagaggagacaggagagacgcggagacaccgagggAGGCCTCAGCCGGCGGCGCCGGTCGTCCAGAGGAGTCGTCAGGAGCTTTCTCGCGCGACGACGCCgaagaacacagaaacgGATTGACGTAGATCTCTTGCATGCATtgtgcagagacaaagatTTGAGGAGCAAAGTCAAGGGCGTCGAACTGCAGCTCGAGGAGTTGGCCGATGCTCCGCGGTCTGCCAGCCTCGTGTGGGCTCTGGTTGACTTGCGAAGGAAGCATCGCGAGAAGGAGCAAAGTCGCGGCCCTCTCGTACATGAAGCAGCGAGTGAAGAAAGACGGCGCGCTGCCGAAGGCACGGTGTTCATTCCAGAGGTCTCTCCGGAGTTCTTGACCGCGAATGAGACTGCctcagagagacacagagaaaagaaacccGCGAGCGGACTAACGGAGTCGCAGGTAACGGGTGAGAGGCATTGGGAGGATGCGTGCAAGTGTGAAtgcgagagaagggaacaaACGGCTGAGAAGGAAGGTCGAaatgaagacgaggaggaagtcCTCGAGCCACCACGTCTGGAGCTTCTGCGGATTGGCAACCATCGTTTCGGCCTTGATGAAATTCCCTCTGTGCCTTCGGTGAATGGACATTATGGTATTGGCCGGATGGATGAGAATCCAGACGTCGGGGCTGCTGGGGCAGGCTCACCGTGTGGTTCGTCTTCGGAATTGTTGAATTCGGCTGCttcagaaggcgagaaaatcGCTGCGCTATTCAGAGAACTCTTGGTCTGGTACCCCGAGGTGGAGACAGTTGAGTTGGAGGTTCCGCCTTTTCTGttcgacgacgaggaagacgaagcctgGCGGGAAGAACCCCTGCAACTTCAGGCGATGGAGCGCCTTCTGAACGCCCTCGGCTTCGCACGGTCAGCTGTAGAGACACTCGGCGCCAGCATGTACGAGCACGTCGTTGTCTTCCGCCGAAGGACTAGGACGCTGTGA